The following coding sequences lie in one Streptococcus suis genomic window:
- a CDS encoding ABC transporter ATP-binding protein, whose protein sequence is MSVLDVQHVQKIYSSLFKVGQVEALKDIHFTVEKGEYVAIMGESGSGKSTLLNILATLDKPTQGQVLLNGLDTQSIKSKEAAAFRREKLGFVFQDFNLLDTLSVKDNVLLPLVLSRYPIDEMNKRLIHTLNSLGIATLQDKMPYEISGGQQQRVAVARAIITRPEILLADEPTGALDSKSSATLLDIFEQINQQGQTILMVTHSTAAASRAKRVLFIKDGILYNQIYRGERTSQEMYQLISDTLTLMANRGE, encoded by the coding sequence ATGTCAGTTTTAGATGTTCAACACGTTCAAAAGATATACAGTTCTCTCTTTAAGGTGGGACAGGTTGAGGCTTTGAAGGATATTCATTTTACAGTGGAAAAGGGTGAATATGTCGCCATTATGGGTGAGTCTGGTTCTGGAAAATCCACCTTGCTCAATATTTTGGCAACCCTTGATAAGCCAACGCAGGGCCAGGTCTTGCTTAACGGATTGGATACCCAGTCTATCAAGAGCAAGGAAGCGGCAGCCTTTCGTCGGGAGAAATTGGGCTTTGTCTTTCAGGACTTTAACCTCTTGGATACCCTCTCTGTTAAGGACAATGTGCTTTTGCCTCTGGTTTTATCCCGCTATCCAATTGATGAGATGAACAAGCGACTCATTCATACGCTTAATAGCCTGGGAATTGCGACCTTGCAAGACAAGATGCCCTATGAGATTTCGGGTGGTCAGCAGCAGCGAGTTGCGGTGGCGCGTGCCATCATCACACGACCTGAAATTCTTTTGGCAGATGAGCCGACTGGGGCCTTAGATTCCAAGTCCTCTGCAACCTTGTTGGATATCTTTGAGCAGATAAACCAGCAGGGGCAGACCATTCTGATGGTGACCCACTCAACTGCAGCGGCTAGTCGTGCCAAACGGGTCCTCTTCATCAAGGACGGTATTCTATACAATCAAATCTACCGAGGTGAGAGAACCAGTCAGGAAATGTATCAGTTGATTTCAGATACCTTGACACTGATGGCGAATCGAGGTGAGTAG
- a CDS encoding aminotransferase, with translation MKLPRFGVEEWLNVHENSAIYDIAGVSISSLTLEELFALSGTNPEDFYEKLQGTKLNYGWIEGSPAFKEAVSQLYEQVSPEQILQTNGATGANLLVLYSLIEPGDHVISLYPTYQQLYDIPKSLGAEVDLWQIEEEHGWLPDLEKLRQLIRPNTKMICINNANNPTGAVMDRAYLEELAEIASEVGAYILSDEVYRSFSDLDIPSIIEVNDKGIAVNSLSKTYSLPGIRVGWVAANLEVTDILRDYRDYTMICAGVFDDMVAQLALASRKEILKRNRRILEENLAILDQWIEEEPLVSYIRPAVVSTSFVKIAVDMPMEEFCLQLLQEYGVLLVPGNRFERDGYVRLGYACEQETLIKGLEKLSQFLRRFDNKN, from the coding sequence ATGAAATTACCACGTTTTGGCGTTGAGGAATGGCTGAATGTCCATGAAAACAGCGCGATTTATGATATAGCAGGGGTGTCCATTTCTTCATTGACTTTGGAGGAACTATTTGCTTTGTCGGGCACCAATCCTGAGGATTTTTATGAGAAATTGCAGGGCACCAAGCTCAACTATGGCTGGATAGAAGGTTCGCCAGCATTTAAAGAAGCTGTCAGTCAGCTCTACGAACAGGTCAGTCCCGAACAAATTCTCCAAACCAATGGGGCAACAGGGGCCAACTTACTGGTTCTCTATAGCTTGATTGAGCCAGGGGACCATGTCATTTCTCTCTACCCAACCTACCAACAACTCTACGATATTCCAAAGTCCTTAGGAGCGGAAGTGGATTTGTGGCAGATTGAGGAAGAGCATGGCTGGTTGCCAGACTTGGAAAAACTGCGTCAGCTCATTCGTCCTAACACTAAGATGATTTGCATCAACAATGCCAATAATCCAACTGGCGCTGTCATGGATAGGGCTTATTTGGAAGAATTGGCGGAAATTGCTAGTGAAGTTGGGGCTTACATTCTATCGGATGAAGTCTATCGTTCCTTCTCCGACTTGGATATTCCATCAATCATTGAAGTCAATGACAAGGGTATTGCAGTCAACAGTCTTTCTAAGACCTATTCTCTGCCAGGTATTCGTGTCGGCTGGGTGGCTGCTAATCTTGAAGTAACCGATATTCTGAGAGATTATCGGGATTACACTATGATTTGTGCAGGTGTCTTTGATGACATGGTGGCCCAACTTGCTCTGGCATCTCGCAAAGAGATTTTGAAAAGAAATCGGCGCATTTTAGAAGAAAATTTAGCTATTTTGGACCAATGGATTGAGGAAGAACCCCTCGTTTCCTATATCCGTCCAGCGGTTGTTTCCACCAGCTTTGTCAAGATTGCTGTGGATATGCCTATGGAGGAATTTTGCTTGCAACTACTGCAGGAATACGGTGTTCTTCTAGTGCCTGGCAATCGATTTGAACGTGACGGCTATGTCCGCCTGGGCTATGCCTGTGAACAAGAAACTCTAATCAAAGGATTAGAAAAATTATCTCAATTTTTAAGAAGATTTGATAACAAAAACTAG
- a CDS encoding sensor histidine kinase has translation MNKDDFGSLVPGFLTSWLGHRLIFLIAYAVFAVAILAYSSLFDIQRNLIFYALTLLTICWLLALLWDFFREFSRFGKIWRGQKVTTGTASERLLQEKVERLEVQNKLLIEKQRQEQTELDDYYTLWAHQMKTPIAASQLLVKEVDSSPVRHQLETELFKIEQYTGLVLNYLRLQSFHDDLVIESVNLEELVRSLVKKYSLFFIQANTSLDLGQLDRIVKTDKRWLGLLIEQILSNALKYCQGGSVSIVLDGDDLVIRDTGIGIAESDLERVFERGFSGFNGRRTQQSSGLGLYLSRKIAAELGYSLKLKSKVGQGTEVRIGIKEVELIFD, from the coding sequence ATGAATAAGGATGATTTTGGCTCATTAGTACCAGGATTTTTGACCTCATGGCTTGGTCATCGCTTGATTTTTCTGATAGCCTACGCCGTTTTTGCTGTGGCTATTCTGGCTTATAGTAGCCTCTTTGACATCCAAAGAAACTTGATTTTCTACGCCCTCACCCTACTCACTATCTGCTGGCTCCTCGCCCTCCTCTGGGATTTTTTCAGGGAATTTTCCCGCTTTGGAAAAATCTGGCGTGGTCAGAAAGTGACTACTGGGACAGCCAGTGAGCGTTTGTTGCAGGAAAAAGTGGAGCGACTAGAAGTCCAGAACAAGCTCTTGATTGAAAAACAGCGTCAGGAACAGACAGAATTAGATGACTACTACACCCTCTGGGCCCACCAGATGAAAACACCTATTGCAGCCAGTCAACTTTTGGTCAAGGAAGTAGATAGTAGTCCAGTCCGTCATCAGCTAGAAACAGAACTCTTCAAGATTGAGCAATACACAGGCTTGGTCTTGAATTATCTCCGTCTACAATCTTTCCATGATGATTTGGTTATCGAATCCGTCAATTTGGAAGAGTTGGTCAGAAGTCTGGTCAAGAAATATTCCCTCTTTTTCATTCAGGCTAATACTAGCTTGGACTTGGGGCAGTTGGATAGGATAGTAAAGACCGACAAACGCTGGCTGGGCCTGTTGATAGAGCAAATTTTATCCAATGCCCTCAAGTATTGTCAGGGGGGAAGCGTTTCGATTGTTTTGGACGGAGATGATTTGGTCATTCGTGATACGGGAATTGGGATTGCTGAGAGCGACTTGGAACGGGTCTTTGAACGTGGTTTTTCAGGTTTCAATGGCCGCAGAACCCAGCAATCTTCGGGTCTGGGGCTCTATCTCTCACGGAAAATTGCTGCGGAGCTGGGCTATTCCCTAAAGCTAAAATCAAAAGTGGGTCAGGGAACAGAGGTGCGAATCGGTATCAAAGAAGTGGAGTTGATTTTTGATTAA
- a CDS encoding glycine/betaine ABC transporter ATP-binding protein, whose amino-acid sequence MIDYQNVSLTCQVNGPILKNLTFDIQEGEFFVLIGPSGSGKTTTLKLINRLIEQTDGDIRIQGKRLKDFDLRELRLETGYVLQQIALFPNMTVAENIALIPEMKGLNKEETLKKSRQLLTKVGLDPDSYLDRLPKDLSGGEKQRIGILRAIIANPKVLLMDEPFSALDPISKGQLQDLIKGLHEEFKMTTVFVTHDMDEAVKLADRICLMKVGEVVQLGTPDELRNQPANDFVVEFMKNRGGA is encoded by the coding sequence ATGATTGATTACCAAAATGTGTCCTTGACCTGTCAGGTCAACGGGCCAATCTTGAAAAATTTGACCTTTGACATTCAAGAGGGAGAATTCTTTGTCCTGATTGGGCCAAGCGGGAGCGGAAAAACAACGACGCTGAAGTTGATCAACCGCCTGATTGAGCAGACAGACGGAGATATTCGGATTCAGGGCAAGCGGCTGAAAGACTTTGACCTACGTGAGCTACGCTTGGAAACTGGCTACGTCCTGCAACAGATTGCTTTATTTCCAAATATGACAGTGGCTGAAAATATCGCTCTTATTCCTGAGATGAAGGGCTTGAACAAGGAAGAAACCTTGAAAAAATCCAGACAACTCTTGACCAAGGTAGGTCTGGATCCAGACAGCTATTTGGACCGTTTGCCCAAGGACTTGTCTGGCGGAGAAAAACAGCGGATTGGGATTCTGCGAGCGATCATTGCCAATCCCAAGGTTTTGCTGATGGATGAGCCTTTCTCAGCCCTAGACCCTATTAGTAAGGGGCAGTTGCAGGACTTAATCAAAGGCTTGCATGAAGAGTTCAAGATGACAACGGTTTTCGTCACGCATGATATGGACGAAGCGGTTAAGTTGGCAGACCGTATCTGCTTGATGAAGGTAGGAGAAGTGGTCCAGTTGGGCACGCCTGATGAGCTCCGCAACCAGCCTGCTAATGACTTTGTTGTTGAATTTATGAAAAATCGGGGAGGTGCCTAA
- a CDS encoding glycine/betaine ABC transporter permease produces the protein MDQLVTTFLERKADWLTALFEHLRISLLALIIAIAIAVPLGLVLSNKKKLTEWSLQVTGVFQTIPSLALLGLFIPFMGIGTLPAVVALVIYAIFPILQGTLTGLSEIDPSLEEAATAFGMTKLEKLRKFQLALAMPILMSGIRTASIMIIGTATLAALVGAGGLGSFILLGIDRNDSALILIGAVSSAVLAVLFGSVIKFLQDKKPRTILAALLVTLLAVGASYVPLNQSSSKKLVIAGKLGAEPEILINMYKLLIEDQTDIEVELEPNFGKTSFLYEALKSGSIDIYPEYTGTITTTLLTSPPSDLSNNPEEVYTYAKEAILEQDGLMYLAPMAFQNTYALAVTEDYAQKNGIEKISDLAKVQQTAVAGFSLEFNDREDGNIGLTNLYGLNLNVKTMEPALRYEAIKNGDVQLVDAYSTDSKIVSYKLKILEDDKELFPPYQAAPLLTKETLDKYPELEQVFGALAGKISTEEMTQMNYAVDVEGKSAEQVAGEYLKKENLLK, from the coding sequence ATGGATCAGTTGGTAACAACCTTTCTGGAACGCAAGGCGGACTGGCTGACAGCCCTCTTTGAGCACCTGCGGATTTCCCTTCTGGCCTTGATTATTGCTATTGCCATTGCGGTGCCACTGGGCTTGGTCTTGTCTAACAAGAAAAAGCTGACTGAGTGGAGTTTGCAGGTGACAGGCGTTTTCCAGACCATTCCCTCCTTGGCACTTCTGGGGCTCTTCATTCCCTTTATGGGTATCGGAACGCTGCCTGCGGTGGTGGCCCTGGTTATTTATGCCATCTTCCCCATTTTACAGGGGACTTTGACGGGGCTTTCGGAAATTGATCCCTCGCTGGAAGAGGCTGCGACGGCTTTTGGAATGACCAAGCTAGAAAAATTGCGTAAGTTTCAGTTGGCTCTGGCCATGCCTATTCTCATGTCTGGTATTCGGACGGCGTCCATTATGATTATTGGAACGGCAACGCTTGCTGCCTTGGTCGGTGCAGGCGGTCTAGGCTCCTTTATCCTTTTGGGAATTGACCGCAATGACTCGGCCCTGATTTTGATTGGGGCGGTGTCGTCGGCAGTCTTGGCAGTCCTCTTTGGCTCAGTCATCAAGTTCTTGCAGGACAAGAAGCCTCGTACCATTCTAGCGGCTCTCTTAGTGACACTTTTGGCAGTCGGAGCTAGCTATGTTCCGCTCAACCAATCGTCATCGAAAAAGCTAGTCATCGCTGGGAAATTGGGGGCAGAGCCTGAAATTCTTATCAATATGTACAAGCTTTTGATTGAAGACCAGACGGATATCGAGGTGGAGCTGGAGCCAAACTTTGGCAAGACCAGCTTCCTCTATGAAGCCCTCAAGTCAGGCTCGATTGATATTTACCCTGAGTACACTGGTACCATTACGACCACTCTTTTGACTAGTCCGCCGTCTGACCTGTCCAACAATCCTGAGGAGGTTTATACCTACGCAAAAGAAGCGATTTTGGAGCAGGATGGTCTGATGTATTTAGCACCAATGGCTTTCCAGAATACCTATGCTTTGGCTGTAACGGAAGATTATGCTCAGAAAAATGGTATTGAAAAGATTTCGGATTTGGCAAAAGTGCAGCAGACAGCTGTTGCAGGCTTCTCTTTGGAGTTTAATGACCGTGAGGACGGGAATATCGGTCTGACCAATCTTTATGGGCTCAATCTCAATGTCAAAACCATGGAGCCTGCCCTTCGCTACGAAGCTATTAAAAATGGAGATGTGCAGCTAGTTGATGCCTACTCAACGGATAGCAAGATTGTTTCTTACAAGCTGAAAATCCTGGAAGACGACAAAGAGCTCTTCCCTCCCTACCAGGCTGCTCCGCTATTGACCAAAGAAACCTTAGACAAATATCCCGAGTTGGAGCAAGTCTTTGGGGCTTTGGCGGGCAAAATATCGACCGAGGAAATGACTCAGATGAACTATGCGGTCGATGTGGAAGGCAAGTCGGCAGAGCAAGTGGCGGGGGAATACCTCAAGAAAGAAAATCTACTAAAATAG
- a CDS encoding polyketide cyclase, translated as MTNQLENAKNLYLRGIRDGEIKEVHEHYMGSTYTQHSTGVPDEKEGFATFFEDFFKRNPKREITIVRAIEDGNFVFVHVHQKLNDGEAEWVTADIFRSDENGCIVEHWDVIDAYPKTIGQTDPIYADFELTDLDKTEDNKKIVRRFLVDVLQNGEIEKFNDYVAADLIQHNQEIAQGGAAYKNYLVDKAVNYDFVFKVMGQGDYVVAYSKVWIAGQDYAHFDIYRLKDGKIVEHWDNKEVMPEKKDLTNLGKF; from the coding sequence ATGACTAATCAACTAGAAAATGCTAAAAATCTCTATCTCCGTGGCATTCGCGATGGGGAAATCAAGGAAGTCCATGAGCACTACATGGGTTCTACTTACACCCAACACAGTACGGGTGTACCTGATGAGAAAGAGGGCTTTGCGACTTTCTTTGAGGATTTTTTCAAACGCAATCCCAAGCGGGAAATCACCATTGTTCGTGCCATTGAAGACGGAAATTTTGTCTTCGTCCATGTCCACCAGAAACTCAATGACGGTGAGGCTGAGTGGGTGACGGCGGACATTTTCCGTTCAGATGAAAATGGTTGTATCGTCGAGCATTGGGATGTCATCGATGCCTATCCAAAAACCATTGGCCAAACAGACCCGATTTATGCCGACTTTGAGTTGACAGACCTAGACAAGACTGAGGACAACAAGAAAATCGTCCGTCGTTTCTTGGTTGATGTCCTTCAAAATGGGGAAATCGAGAAGTTTAACGACTATGTGGCGGCAGACCTGATTCAGCACAACCAAGAGATTGCCCAAGGCGGTGCGGCCTATAAAAACTATCTGGTCGATAAGGCTGTTAACTACGACTTTGTCTTCAAGGTGATGGGACAGGGTGACTATGTGGTGGCTTATTCGAAAGTCTGGATTGCAGGTCAGGACTACGCCCACTTTGACATCTACCGCCTCAAAGACGGAAAGATTGTCGAGCACTGGGACAACAAGGAAGTCATGCCAGAGAAAAAAGACTTGACAAATCTTGGGAAGTTTTAA
- a CDS encoding ABC transporter permease: MFGLTVRLALTNLKKNRRLYFPYALMTIVSTAIAYIFASLAFHPDLGRVKGADGVTMVLGFGMIVVMLAVAIMVFYANSFVMKQRSKEFGVYSILGLEKKHLLLMTFLENLVFSVGTILAGLLLGLALDKLFYALLLKAMQMPVVLASTFQLKSLVTVLIYLFGIFALVSLFNIGKLGLTDSLKLVQGKKRGDKKSGLLWLQTLLALILLGAGYAIAQLVTSPMQAIPSFFGATLLVILGTYLLFHAGVISLLNWLKQRQTYYYKPENFISVSNLIFRMRKNALGLATITILSSMFLVTMVGGLNIYIGGKDYIANQNPNDFSIDVGMQPTTSKAQTEKWEEWAEAILEEKDIPIESKVGYPYQQAYFSEVTNQQVRFLTNEEAAGMDFSDRVGIGFVLEQASYEKMTGEKLQLASDQVAIYSKGVQYQAGQTLTFDEKEMEVAQVLPKNVTLGHLPDHGSFLLSQYLVIVVQDLTIFENQAENRYYMGFESSLPEEEQVDSQEIFLSSTFESELWSSNILPDGTNSISLAYRAYAMRSFFSFAGSLFFIGLLLSLIFLMAVVLVIYFKQISEGYEDRDRFVIMTKVGLDEDQTRQSIRKQLLTVFFLPILLAFVHLAFAYKMLSSILLSIGVVNAGLMLQVTAGICGGYLLLYLVVYAITTRSYKQIIS, encoded by the coding sequence ATGTTTGGACTAACTGTTCGATTGGCTCTGACCAATCTCAAAAAGAACCGCAGGCTCTATTTTCCCTATGCCCTAATGACTATAGTTTCAACAGCCATTGCCTATATTTTTGCCTCGCTTGCCTTTCATCCTGATTTAGGTCGGGTCAAGGGAGCCGATGGGGTAACCATGGTATTGGGCTTCGGTATGATTGTGGTCATGTTGGCGGTTGCCATCATGGTCTTCTATGCCAATAGTTTTGTCATGAAGCAACGGTCAAAAGAGTTCGGTGTTTATAGTATTCTAGGCTTGGAGAAAAAACACCTCCTCCTGATGACTTTTCTAGAAAACCTGGTCTTTTCAGTCGGTACCATTCTAGCTGGCTTGCTCTTGGGACTGGCTCTAGATAAACTCTTCTATGCGCTCTTGCTGAAAGCCATGCAGATGCCTGTGGTCCTGGCTTCAACCTTCCAGTTGAAAAGTCTAGTCACTGTACTTATCTATCTCTTTGGGATTTTTGCCTTGGTCAGCCTCTTTAATATTGGAAAACTGGGCTTGACCGACTCACTCAAACTGGTCCAAGGTAAGAAGCGTGGGGATAAGAAATCAGGCTTACTCTGGCTACAGACCCTCTTAGCCCTTATCCTATTGGGGGCAGGCTATGCTATTGCTCAACTAGTGACCAGTCCGATGCAGGCTATTCCAAGTTTCTTTGGAGCAACTCTTCTGGTTATCCTTGGGACCTACCTGCTCTTCCACGCAGGTGTTATCAGTCTCTTAAACTGGCTAAAACAGCGTCAGACCTATTACTACAAGCCAGAGAATTTCATTTCTGTATCCAACTTGATTTTCCGTATGCGGAAAAATGCTCTGGGTCTTGCGACCATTACCATCCTCTCCAGTATGTTCTTGGTGACCATGGTTGGAGGGCTCAATATTTACATCGGTGGCAAGGATTATATTGCCAATCAAAATCCAAATGACTTTTCGATTGATGTTGGAATGCAGCCAACCACTTCAAAAGCTCAAACGGAGAAGTGGGAGGAGTGGGCGGAAGCTATCTTAGAAGAGAAGGATATTCCTATTGAAAGTAAGGTGGGCTATCCTTACCAGCAAGCCTATTTTTCTGAGGTGACAAACCAGCAAGTAAGATTTTTGACGAATGAAGAAGCCGCTGGTATGGATTTCTCTGACCGAGTTGGGATCGGTTTTGTCCTTGAACAAGCCAGCTATGAAAAGATGACGGGAGAAAAACTCCAGTTGGCATCTGACCAAGTGGCCATTTATAGTAAGGGAGTCCAGTATCAAGCTGGTCAAACCCTCACCTTTGATGAAAAGGAGATGGAAGTTGCCCAAGTCTTGCCCAAGAATGTGACTTTAGGACATCTACCAGACCATGGTTCCTTCCTTCTCAGCCAATATCTGGTCATTGTTGTTCAAGACTTGACAATATTTGAAAATCAAGCCGAAAATCGCTATTATATGGGCTTTGAAAGTAGTCTACCAGAAGAAGAGCAGGTAGATAGCCAGGAGATCTTCTTATCCAGTACTTTTGAAAGCGAACTGTGGAGCTCTAATATTCTTCCAGATGGGACCAACTCGATTAGTCTCGCCTACCGTGCCTATGCGATGCGTAGTTTCTTCAGTTTTGCAGGTTCACTTTTCTTCATCGGCCTCTTGCTTTCACTCATCTTTTTGATGGCGGTGGTGCTGGTGATTTACTTCAAACAGATTTCAGAAGGCTATGAAGACAGAGACCGCTTCGTCATTATGACCAAGGTTGGTCTGGATGAGGACCAGACCAGACAGTCCATTCGCAAGCAATTGCTGACAGTTTTCTTCCTGCCTATCCTACTTGCCTTTGTTCATCTAGCCTTTGCCTACAAGATGCTCTCGTCTATCTTGTTGTCTATCGGCGTGGTCAATGCAGGGCTTATGCTGCAGGTGACAGCAGGCATCTGTGGTGGCTATCTCCTCCTCTACCTAGTGGTCTATGCCATCACAACACGGTCTTATAAACAGATTATTTCCTAA
- a CDS encoding DNA-binding response regulator — MQKILVIEDDKTISQLVAKNLINWGYQVQEVQDFQMVLEQMEEFQPHLILLDIGLPFFNGYYWCQEIRKTSRVPIMFLSSHDQPMDIVMAINMGADDYVTKPFEMTVLLAKIQGLLRRTYDFVGEQSLLWFEEVSLDLKTMQVSYKQDVEELTRNEFQILRVLFEHGKEVVSREELMRELWNSDIFVDDNTLSVNIARLRKKLAELNLPDVIATKKGVGYGLVWTHE; from the coding sequence ATGCAAAAGATTTTAGTTATCGAGGATGATAAAACGATTAGTCAACTAGTTGCTAAAAACTTGATAAACTGGGGTTATCAGGTTCAAGAGGTCCAAGATTTTCAGATGGTTTTGGAACAGATGGAAGAGTTTCAGCCCCATTTGATTTTGCTGGATATTGGTCTGCCGTTTTTCAATGGCTATTACTGGTGTCAGGAAATTCGCAAGACATCCCGTGTGCCTATTATGTTTCTGTCTTCCCATGACCAGCCAATGGATATTGTTATGGCGATCAATATGGGGGCGGATGACTATGTGACCAAGCCTTTTGAAATGACGGTGCTTTTGGCTAAAATACAGGGGCTTCTCAGAAGAACCTATGACTTTGTCGGCGAACAAAGTTTACTCTGGTTTGAAGAAGTTTCCTTGGACTTGAAGACCATGCAGGTGTCCTATAAACAGGATGTAGAGGAATTGACCCGAAATGAATTTCAGATTTTACGGGTGCTTTTTGAACATGGCAAGGAAGTCGTCAGCCGTGAGGAGCTGATGAGAGAACTCTGGAACAGTGATATTTTTGTGGATGACAATACTTTGTCGGTTAACATTGCTCGCCTGCGTAAAAAGTTGGCAGAACTGAATCTGCCAGATGTGATTGCGACCAAGAAAGGAGTAGGCTACGGCCTGGTGTGGACACATGAATAA
- a CDS encoding PadR family transcriptional regulator, which produces MKETQMLKGVLDGCVLQIISQKEIYGYELVQELRKQGFENMVGGTVYPLLQKLEKNSLIYSQNKPSPDGPDRKYFYLTDQGKAYLEDFWRQWTELVQKVQRLKGE; this is translated from the coding sequence ATGAAAGAAACCCAGATGCTCAAGGGGGTCCTGGATGGCTGTGTATTACAAATTATCAGTCAGAAGGAGATTTATGGTTATGAGTTGGTTCAGGAGTTGAGAAAACAGGGCTTTGAAAACATGGTCGGGGGGACAGTCTATCCCCTCCTCCAGAAGTTAGAAAAAAATAGCTTGATTTACAGCCAAAACAAGCCCTCGCCAGACGGACCCGACAGGAAGTATTTTTATCTTACAGACCAGGGCAAGGCTTATCTAGAAGATTTTTGGAGGCAGTGGACGGAATTGGTCCAAAAGGTTCAGCGATTGAAAGGAGAATAA
- a CDS encoding DUF2974 domain-containing protein, whose translation MPNLLTYLEETQYDNFYDKPINKLDILALTELSYLPFDNLVPYSFTENGVRLDRLAATFEETYKNNFPPFSMVTKNRLALLGLLAKSKRFKSIKAFGFVDDYQLEQEKQFSAISYRIDRKTIVTCFRGTDDTIIGWKEDFHMTYMDEIPAQRSANAYLEKLMASQNGNFYIAGHSKGGNLALYAASQQAPELQERILAIYPFDAPGLHKKHLDAPGYKNIQDRIHPIIPQNSIVGMMLETPENAQIVQSNTLGILQHISFSWEVDGSDFKLAPALTSDSLQTNQALKTWTASLTDDELRDFFDLFFGIFIKAGIERFSDITVKPLQKLQEIDRLRKEIAPEEAEMVDKLIRLLFDTRYQIWRDNISTSIPSPEISLPDWRKLFQRNTTENKEN comes from the coding sequence ATGCCGAATTTATTGACCTATCTTGAAGAAACTCAATACGATAATTTTTATGATAAACCTATCAATAAGCTAGATATTCTGGCTCTGACCGAACTTTCCTACCTCCCTTTTGATAATCTGGTTCCCTACTCTTTTACAGAAAATGGTGTACGACTTGATCGGTTGGCAGCGACCTTTGAAGAGACCTACAAAAATAATTTCCCTCCCTTTTCTATGGTGACCAAAAACCGCCTAGCCTTACTAGGACTTCTAGCCAAATCCAAACGCTTCAAATCTATCAAGGCATTTGGCTTCGTTGACGATTATCAGTTGGAACAGGAAAAGCAGTTTTCAGCAATTAGTTATCGCATTGACCGAAAAACGATTGTGACTTGCTTCAGAGGGACTGACGACACTATTATCGGTTGGAAGGAAGATTTCCACATGACCTATATGGATGAAATTCCTGCCCAACGTTCTGCAAATGCCTATCTAGAAAAGCTGATGGCTAGTCAAAATGGAAATTTCTATATCGCTGGGCATTCAAAAGGTGGAAATTTAGCCCTTTATGCTGCCAGCCAGCAAGCTCCTGAGTTGCAAGAACGCATCCTTGCTATTTATCCTTTTGATGCACCTGGACTTCATAAAAAACATTTAGATGCCCCTGGCTACAAAAACATCCAAGACCGTATCCACCCTATCATTCCTCAAAATTCTATTGTAGGAATGATGTTGGAAACACCAGAAAATGCTCAGATTGTTCAGAGTAATACCCTCGGCATTCTACAACATATCAGTTTTTCTTGGGAGGTTGACGGAAGCGACTTCAAACTAGCCCCTGCCCTGACCAGCGATAGCCTACAAACAAACCAAGCCTTAAAAACTTGGACGGCTAGTCTAACAGACGATGAATTACGAGACTTCTTCGATTTGTTTTTCGGCATCTTCATCAAAGCAGGAATTGAACGTTTTAGCGACATCACGGTAAAGCCCCTACAGAAATTACAAGAAATTGACCGACTGAGAAAAGAAATAGCTCCAGAAGAAGCTGAAATGGTAGACAAACTCATTCGGCTCCTCTTTGATACCCGTTATCAAATCTGGAGGGACAATATTAGCACTTCCATTCCAAGCCCTGAAATCTCTCTACCAGATTGGCGGAAACTTTTCCAAAGAAATACAACTGAAAATAAAGAAAACTAG
- a CDS encoding MarR family transcriptional regulator produces the protein MTELRQRSKDLARIFDQQVGLYEGYARRQSLNGKCLSILMWLYYNLGGLTQNLVSKKTYSSKQVVNATIKKFLDKGYVFFEENPADKRHKKVKLTEAGRVYASRILDPLEEAEKTALSQFNLEEQEQLLDLFGRYGQALTEILGGETND, from the coding sequence ATGACAGAATTGAGACAGCGGAGTAAGGACTTGGCCCGTATCTTTGACCAGCAGGTCGGGCTCTACGAGGGTTATGCACGGCGGCAGAGCCTCAACGGCAAGTGCCTATCGATCCTTATGTGGCTTTATTATAATCTCGGAGGTTTGACACAGAATTTGGTCAGTAAGAAGACTTACTCTAGTAAGCAAGTGGTCAATGCCACTATTAAGAAATTTCTGGATAAGGGCTATGTCTTTTTTGAGGAAAATCCAGCAGACAAACGGCATAAGAAGGTCAAATTGACCGAGGCTGGCCGTGTCTATGCCAGTCGGATTTTGGACCCCTTAGAAGAGGCGGAAAAAACAGCCCTGTCCCAGTTCAACTTGGAAGAACAGGAGCAGTTACTGGACCTCTTTGGTCGCTATGGCCAGGCCCTGACGGAAATCTTAGGAGGAGAAACGAATGATTGA